In the Ricinus communis isolate WT05 ecotype wild-type chromosome 3, ASM1957865v1, whole genome shotgun sequence genome, GATACGTAACTTCAAGTCTGTGACTGTACCATTCTTTGTTCTTCATGGAACTGCGGATAAAGTGACAGACCCGCTAGCATCTCAGGATTTGTACTGTCAGGCAGCCTCAAAGTTCAAAGACATAAAGCTATACAACGGATTCTTGCATGACCTCCTCTTTGAGCCTGAACGTGAAGAGATCGGGCAGGATATCATCAGCTGGATGGAGAAGAGACTAGGTGCCTAGTCTGAAATTGCCTACAGTCAGTGGTAGATTATCTGTGGCAGGGAATATCTGATGGACAGGGAAGGGATTAAGTGCCAAGTCTGAAGATGTCTATAGTTGCTTGTAGGTTATCAAGTAAAATAGGAATCTCAGGGTTCAATTATTCACCCACGTTCTGCATTGCATACATGCAGCTTGTAATTATACGATAATGCTCTTAAGTataggttttctttttatgtgttCGTAcgttattttatctatttttttaaaattttacgaGTAAAGATCCATTTTCATTATCTGAAGAAATATATATGTGATGAGGCATCCGAAGCCACTAGGGTCGGAATAGAGCTAGGCACAAAAGTGGACCACTTGCAGTTAATACCagatattttagtaaatttggCCACGCAATAGCTACTTTATTTGCCTGCCAGAGACCAAACAAGAACAACAAAAGGTCATCCTGAACTAGCAAGTTGGCTGATTTCTAAAGCGACAACCTCGATTTTCCCAAGGAATTTTAATATCACCATTGGTTACTTGAATCCTGGGAATCTGATTCTGCGTTCTCCTTACCAAGGCTACTGCAAAAGCTTCTGCTGGTAAGAGGGATAGGAAGTACCTCAAAAAGGAACAGTAATTCAATCCCTTCTATTACgacaaatatataatatggattgGAGAATGCAGAAAGCAACGGCTGTGTCGAAGCCTCGTTAATCGTGAATCTCTTTAGGTATGTGTTGAGAACTTGAGATGTCAGTCTTTTAACAGAAATCTGAAAATGGGTTCTGTTGAATTATTACTGTTTCTCATTTTAGGTTCGAAAAGTGTGCCAAAGACCTGGCTCAGTTATACATGTACTTCCCCATATCGAGTTCCGCCAACTCTAGTCCAGTATCAATGTGTTACATGAACTGTATGTACAGTAGTTGTAATTCTCTATCAGGATGGGAGAAGTACTGCAGACATGTATTAATCACCGAGCTCTCTCAATAAACAAAACCTCTGTACTCATCTAGTTTTTTCGATTGAACATAATTAGATTAGCATTTActaaataggcaataacaaaGTTGCAAGAGCAAACCATGACTCAGGCTAAGCAAACAAAATAACAGCCAAACTACGACACAACAGTAAGTTTCAGGCAGAGACAGAGGAGACAGCATCTTCAATCTTCTTTGCCATGAACTGAAGACATGAATTAGCATATGTTACAAAATCCTGAAAACTCCACGCTTCAACCGGATCCGAAACAAATGACCATTCAATCTTGCACCCATGTTGAGCATCGCCATTCACTTGCAAGAGTCTGAAAGTTGCCGCATATGATTCGAATCCCATACTACTGTCAACGACCTCATAGCTCAAACATCGTTCGTCGGGATTAATCATTACAAGCTTCTCCTTAACCCAGCTAAACGTGGTCTCACCCGAACCATCCGAGGATGGTTGCGGCACAGATGCACAGTATCGGACCAGGCCAGGCTGGCCTAGTTGACCCTCCACTTGGTAACAAGTATCAAGATTTGGGAACCACTTGTGTAGATTGCAGAAGTCCGCTACAAAAGGCCATACTTGATCTGCTGTTAGGCCTTTCAGCTCCACTGTGGCCTTGCCGTCCCATTTGCGCTCTGATATTTCTGCCATGTAAGAGAGAGGAGGGAGGGAGAGAATATttcagtttcttttcttttctctggTTTGTGTTTGGATTCTCTTACTTCACTGAACTATGCTACTTTATcattattgtttatgtttcatttttatttcaataccTCACAGATGTCTTTAAATAAAAGGCTaacagaaaaatattttaatttattaataacgGAATTtgtctttatataaaaaattgtatccataaaatttaaattcaaagtttggaagatattatattttaattgattaatatattaaatcaacAGAGCTAATTTTGGAATGCTGAAtgtaatttatactttttttttaatgtttgtagaactaataaaatattttttaaaaaataatgactgttaataaaatacataaataaaagaattgatggagaaaaatataaaataaagacgaacataaatagattaataaaagttcaatatgtttataaagaaaaaaagagattctaaaattataagaatatcATGAAATTGccattttatatatcatatttaataaatataaattacttgTAAAGTATTTTATCCGTTAGAAAAATAggcaaaattttaatttacaaaCGAATAACAAAATGtaagtttttctttagttaacgttatcaaatttttatcattattaagatttttaaaacagttgtaatattaaaaaataaaatgtgaaaattaattatatatgataatatctaataagaaatattaaatcaataattgaaaataaattataaattagaagAGACAAacaaaaatcttttaaaatgaaaaggtGTAATCTGatatcttattttaaagagAAGCTAATAAAGAAAGGTTCTCAACAGGCTTGGCAGAGATAGAGAGTATTATTTTGTGGGGGTGGTATTGCCGGCAAGAGTTTGCATAATCAAGTGAAACACTTCATTCATTAGTCCTAAATCAACCCAGTAGTCAATTTTATAGTGGAAATGTGTACCCTCAATCTTCCAAAGTGGCCTCTTTCATGATTTATTGGGCATGAAGTACAGAACAGAGTAGTCATTTTACACTTGCTTTAGAGACAAAACTAtatgtaatatgagaaaaaaaaaaatctaaacttAAAACCTATTATTTCTGAGAGCATTTGCTCTTACCACATAACTAAAATTCAAGAGTAAAAGTGGACCCTTTTAATTTGTTGAAATGAGGATATGGAAATGCTTTAATGATGTTTTTCTGCCAAATGGTCGCTGAAAACACGAATTACTAAAGTTTTAAGACAAACCTGTCAGCAGGAGTGGCTTTGAAACATCAAAACTATCCTCCATCCTCTTACCAATAACCTGTAAAGCCCGTTCATACTTCTTGATCAAATCATCCAAAACGTACCCTTTTACAGGATCAACCTGAAACGACCACTCAATAACACATCCATTGCCCACACCGGCGGGAACGATCTTGACCGTTGAAACATACGACTTAAACCCAATATTGCTATCGACAATCTCGTATGTCAGACAGCGTTCAACGTGATCAACGGCTACTAATCTCTCCTTAGACCAGCTACTATTATGATTAAGGTGGCTCTTGTCCGTAACTTCGGGCGGGATTGAGAAGCCTGCGCAGTAGCGTACGCAGCCGCGCTCACCGTTGGTGCCGCAGATGCCATAACAGGTGCGTAAAGTAGGCAACCATTTATGGATGTTAAAGAAGTCGGTGAATAGAGGCCATATTTGTTCTGCTTTGGCTTTTGGCAGTCCTGTGCTCACCTTTCCTTCCCATttttgctgctgctgttgAGTTTGGTGTTGGTCCATCGGAAATTGGTGGGAGGAGGAATGGAATTTTCCTTGTTGGGTTTGTGGGCTCGAATATTTAGTGCTCACAGCTGTATGCTTTTTGGACACATTACTAGATTCTTACAATTCGTGTGTTGCCCTTTCACATGTCTAATGTGCTATTCTTTCTCCGAATGGAATGGAAGTGCAATGAGCTCAACGAGTAATCATCTTTTGCAtttgttttgaaaataattatttactgaagaataattaattttttttatttcttaagagcaaacatttttattacttataaTAGATTTCAgttgtaataatatataatacttGATTTACATACCAtagaacaaataaaattacaaccaatcctattaattaaatataaaaagaaaagaattataagtatatgcatgaatttaatttttctttttaataataaaatgaatcaGCTTAAAGTGCTCAATGGAATTGTAAATacacatataatattaattaaaatattagaatttaatttttttgacaaaCTCGTGCTTGTCAAAAGTTTTATAAAACAAACACATATGtgaatatttacaaaaaatataaaatatttaataaaattattcccATTAAATGCATTTTCAATGAACCATGCCATGTAATTCTTGGGGAAAATATAGTGATGTCTTGCTATCTTCATATATTAAGTTATAATAATTCACTTTTAGCATATGAGAAATTATCCTGGAAATGAATTATATCAGTAAGCTTTAATATTcgaaaatacataaattatatgaataacATAAATTTCTAAGCCAAGAGAATGTAAAATACAATAACATGCCAAGCAAATGGTGCTTGAGAAGCAAGTAGTAACGACAGTGATTTTATTCAGGCAGAGGCAAAGATAACAGCTTCTTCATTCTTCAGAAGATGATTGGGTCTGGTGTTGGGACTTTTGGCTCCACCATGGCCTTGCCGTCCCCTACAGGTTTTGAATTTTCTGTCATGTGAAAGTGAATAGATAAGCAGAAATTTGAGGGAGAGATATGAAATAAGCAGTAAACCGTTCACTATCGACAAAGATGGTCAGGGGtgatatgaaataattaaggACAAATACTTAGGCTCATATTAtttctaagaaataatttgttttaaaacttttttttttctaaaataacagcttctttttttattgtttagttatatattaaaaattcacttgaaagctatttatataatattcaaaatattttaaaaaatattagttaacatgttatttaaaacttatcaaatttttatattccaTTTTGATACTacaaggagaaaaaaaaaaaaataggtcATCCAAGGTGATTATCCGcgattaatatattaatatatatatatttatgttatttttaatgaatCGTTTTCCAAGTTGTTAAAAGTTTTATGACTGAAAAATggttttctatttaaaatgaaatgttgtttttcttaaaaactgtttcattttctctttaattagtaaactatttaaaaaaaattacgaAAAGTTATTATGATGTGTTTAAAAGCGAACCTTAAGTTCTTTTGTGGttctttaaattctttaatagtATCATTTCGCAGagtttttcaaagaaaaaaattaaaattaaatgaatattcTTTTTCGAATAATGCTACAAGtctaccattttttttatcttagaTCGTTCCTAcctaatatgatatttatttcttttacaaaaatgtaatttaatattttaaaattaaaaaataattttatagaaataataaatatcaagtTAGGGAGACGAGAATGTTATAACAAAtgataagatatttatttgtagagaaaactttttatttttattttttaaatttttaagaaaataaaagtttgttattttcataaaaaaagtttgttaaaattgaaaatacttttattttacaaaaaatttcttttctatttaagtaatattttaaatataaatagtagATTTGAAATAAATGAAGTGAAAATTCATaggtttttatttgaaaacaaaatgactttttatataaatagtatataaaacaatagtatattaattatactttaatagtatattaattaataaatagctttttaatcagataatgatattaattttattataaaaaatagtatattaattatattttaatattatattaactaataaattaattttataattagataacaattctaattttaaaaaataacatcttaaactatattttaatattatattcaataataaattaattcttaattctaaaaaaaattataatatcagttatattgatatattaatttatataatattaaaactaatcaataaattatattaaaataactctTATATCATTACATTAATaaagctttaaaattttataaaaattaaaaatatttaaaaatagttagtttgctatatttatcaattaatataaaattttaaattttttattaaataataataataataataataataacgacCAACGgttaaattatgattttaagaacataaaaacctattttatatttataacataattaaacataaaattatatttttttatttttatttgggaaattttctataaaactAACATACTTTTCAGTAAATAAACAGTTCCTtagcattttcattttctttaatagtTAAAACTTAGTATTTGCAAAAAAATAGGGAAGTAATCGAAAGGAGAAACATGTATGGAGCTAGGTAGCTAgttgaaataaataagataagaTAAGATGAACACGCATGCATGCATGCATGCATGGAGAAGTATATAATTGTTGGACACAAACCATGGGAAAGTGGTTGTTGTTCTGAAACCTTTTTAGCTTCGTCCTCCATCCTGTCTGCTACAATCTGTATAGCCATATCCCACGTACTCACAATATCATCGAACACGCACCCTTCTACAGGATTAACCGTAAATGACCATTCAATCACACAGCCGCCGCCCTCCTCTTCTTTTGCGGGAACAATCTTGACCACCGCAACATATGACTTGTACCCGATGTTGCTGTCGATAATCTCATAACTGAGACACCGTTCAGCGTGTTCAATGGCGATCAGTTTCTCCTTGGACCAGCTAACAACAGGGAGATTGCTGTCGTTCTGGTGTTGTTCGGTGGGGTCTGATGGGATTGAGAAGCCACCGCAGTAGCGTATGCAACCCAGTTCCCCATTAGTGCCGTGGATGCCGTAGCAAGTTGGTATGCTGGGAAACCATCTGTTTAGGTTGAAGAAGTCTGTGAATAAAGGCCATATTTGCTCTGCTTTGGCTTTTGTTAAtctttttgtgaattttgctTCCCATTTTGGCTGTTGATTTTGCTCCATTTTAAGTAAAACCAagaagttt is a window encoding:
- the LOC8275674 gene encoding uncharacterized protein LOC8275674; translation: MDQHQTQQQQQKWEGKVSTGLPKAKAEQIWPLFTDFFNIHKWLPTLRTCYGICGTNGERGCVRYCAGFSIPPEVTDKSHLNHNSSWSKERLVAVDHVERCLTYEIVDSNIGFKSYVSTVKIVPAGVGNGCVIEWSFQVDPVKGYVLDDLIKKYERALQVIGKRMEDSFDVSKPLLLTEISERKWDGKATVELKGLTADQVWPFVADFCNLHKWFPNLDTCYQVEGQLGQPGLVRYCASVPQPSSDGSGETTFSWVKEKLVMINPDERCLSYEVVDSSMGFESYAATFRLLQVNGDAQHGCKIEWSFVSDPVEAWSFQDFVTYANSCLQFMAKKIEDAVSSVSA
- the LOC8275675 gene encoding lachrymatory-factor synthase; amino-acid sequence: MEQNQQPKWEAKFTKRLTKAKAEQIWPLFTDFFNLNRWFPSIPTCYGIHGTNGELGCIRYCGGFSIPSDPTEQHQNDSNLPVVSWSKEKLIAIEHAERCLSYEIIDSNIGYKSYVAVVKIVPAKEEEGGGCVIEWSFTVNPVEGCVFDDIVSTWDMAIQIVADRMEDEAKKVSEQQPLSHENSKPVGDGKAMVEPKVPTPDPIIF